One window from the genome of Malus domestica chromosome 01, GDT2T_hap1 encodes:
- the LOC114826059 gene encoding vicilin-like seed storage protein At2g18540, with the protein MPLGVGKNGQIGKESRGKKALGEEEKEEEGARRNATGGRKKWPDRNGEQRKKKKHREEEEKKKKKKKKEPQQFAVLKRLHIEAERSKEKHHWEEEEEGTATICGFEAAAYRSREEQGEIPLGRGARRNTTGGRKNGQIGKESRGKKEALGEAKREEEEEEEEEEARRNATGGRKKWPNRKETPLGVGKNGQIRKESRGKKKHREKKKKKKKEPQQFAVLKQLHIGAKRSKEKH; encoded by the exons ATGCCACTAGGGGTAGGAAAAAATGGCCAGATCGGAAAGGAGAGCAGGGGAAAAAAAGCAttgggagaagaagaaaaagaagaagaaggagcaaGGAGAAACGCCACTGGGGGTAGGAAAAAATGGCCAGATCGGAATGGAGAgcagaggaaaaaaaagaagcatcgggaggaggaggagaagaagaagaagaagaagaagaaggaaccaCAACAATTTGCGGTTTTGAAGCGGCTGCATATCGAAGCAGAGAGGAGCAAGGAGAAACACcattgggaagaagaagaagaaggaaccGCAACAATTTGCGGTTTTGAAGCGGCTGCATATCGAAGCAGAGAGGAGCAAGGAGAAATACCACTGGGG AGAGGAGCAAGGAGAAATACCACTGGGGGTAGGAAAAATGGCCAGATCGGAAAGGAGAGTAGGGGAAAAAAAGAAGCATTGGGAGAAgcaaaaagagaagaagaagaagaagaagaagaagaagaagcaaggaGAAACGCCACTGGGGGGAGGAAAAAATGGCCAAATAGGAAAGAAACGCCACTGGGGGTAGGAAAAAATGGCCAGATCAGAAAGGAGAGCAGGGGAAAAAAGAAGCatcgggagaagaagaagaagaagaagaaggaaccGCAACAATTTGCGGTTTTGAAGCAGCTGCATATCGGAGCAAAGAGGAGCAAGGAGAAACACTAA